A region of Lycium barbarum isolate Lr01 chromosome 3, ASM1917538v2, whole genome shotgun sequence DNA encodes the following proteins:
- the LOC132631015 gene encoding uncharacterized protein LOC132631015: MVLEARDSIEQEIWWETHNGTAKFWYDNWTKLRALHYVVPDDFIIDDSVEDVSHFITEEGWNEDLLHHYLPEEIVNHVVKELKVHIEEGQWDKPWWMMISTGKFTVSSAWELLRQRANYSQVYKQMWIKGVPFKINFLLWRMWKFKIPVHEVFQSIETIDHLFLNRELARKVWKFFTDAARISMIWKWRNTTKHGGTLSLYRVLHEIQENIHRFCSVKFPAWQDIPHKWPDIVKYVERFEPCITCVVVRYDFPSAGWFKLNTDCVAKGNLGPSSAAFCMRNDSSDLIYAEGKKLTDDGSSLIAKAVALRNGVAYCESHNLWPLIVETDSLSMKNFISNEWEVPWSIILIIKEINRMGRNQTTQIQYIFREGNAVADFLTNLAFDFAGTVQFHNLQELPSAARKLINMDKAQVPNLRIRYTRDRRT, translated from the exons ATGGTGCTAGAAGCTAGAGATAGCATTGAACAAGAGATCTGGTGGGAAACACATAATGGTACTGCTAAATTCTGGTATGATAACTGGACTAAATTAAGAGCATTACACTATGTTGTTCCTGATGACTTCATCATTGATGATAGTGTAGAGGATGTGAGTCACTTTATTACTGAAGAGGGATGGAATGAGGATTTGTTGCATCATTATTTACCGGAGGAGATTGTTAATCATGTTGTAAAGGAGCTGAAAGTCCATATTGAAGAAGGTCAATGGGACAAGCCCTGGTGGATGATGATAAGTACTGGCAAATTCACAGTTTCTAGTGCATGGGAATTATTAAGACAAAGAGCAAACTACTCACAGGTTTATAAGCAGATGTGGATAAAAGGGGTGCCTTTCAAGATCAATTTTCTGCTATGGCGGATGTGGAAGTTCAAGATACCAGTTCATGAGGTTTTTCAAAGTATTG AAACAATTGATCACTTGTTTCTTAATAGAGAATTAGCAAGAAAAGTGTGGAAATTCTTCACTGATGCTGCAAGGATATCCATG atatggaagtggagaaataCTACCAAGCATGGGGGGACTTTGTCATTATATAGAGTATTGCATGAAATCCAGGAAAATATTCATAGGTTCTGTAGTGTCAAATTCCCTGCATGGCAGGATATACCACACAAATGGCCTGATATAGTTAAATATGTGGAAAGATTCGAACCTTGCATCACCTGTGTTGTTGTAAGATATGACTTTCCATCTGCAGGATGGTTCAAATTAAACACTGATTGTGTAGCAAAAGGTAATCTTGGCCCCAGTTCAGCTGCCTTTTGTATGAGAAATGACAGTAGTGACCTTATATATGCGGAAGGAAAGAAACTTACTGATGATGGATCAAGTTTGATTGCAAAAGCTGTGGCTCTAAGGAATGGTGTTGCATATTGTGAAAGTCATAATTTGTGGCCATTAATAGTTGAAACTGACTCCTTATCCATGAAGAATTTTATATCTAATGAATGGGAAGTGCCTTGGAGCATTATTCTAATAATTAAGGAGATCAATAGAATGGGGAGGAATCAGACCACACAGATTCAGTACATATTCAGAGAAGGGAATGCAGTGGCAGATTTTTTGACTAACTtagcttttgattttgcaggtacagttcAGTTTCATAATTTACAGGAGTTACCTAGTGCAGCAAGGAAGTTAATCAACATGGATAAAGCTCAAGTTCCAAACTTGAGAATCAGATACACAAGAGACAGAAGGACTTGA